A genomic region of Candidatus Firestonebacteria bacterium RIFOXYD2_FULL_39_29 contains the following coding sequences:
- a CDS encoding phosphocarrier protein HPr: MAEIEVEIKNRLGLHLRAAATLVKITALFKSDIFLKKDEDEVNGKSIMGIMTLAAAQGTKIIIKAVGVDEKEALEKIKEIVDNKFGEGQ, from the coding sequence ATGGCAGAGATAGAAGTAGAAATAAAAAATAGACTGGGTTTGCATTTGCGGGCAGCAGCAACACTGGTAAAGATAACAGCCTTGTTTAAGTCTGATATCTTTTTAAAGAAAGACGAAGACGAAGTAAACGGCAAAAGTATTATGGGTATTATGACTCTTGCTGCAGCCCAGGGTACAAAGATTATAATAAAGGCCGTTGGTGTTGATGAAAAAGAGGCGTTGGAAAAGATTAAGGAAATAGTTGATAATAAGTTTGGGGAAGGCCAATGA
- a CDS encoding phosphoenolpyruvate--protein phosphotransferase produces the protein MRKVYKGIAVSSGVVIGRALVLPDQEMLVIKKVVSEDKITEEVIRFNAALEKTRVEIKAMHSKVKKEIGGKHSNIFEAHLMILGDPMLTTDVEKHIKSEKLSAESVFSRSVNNLVESFEKIEDEYLKERANDVRDIGRRVFKNLTGSTRETLADIKEEVILFARDLSPSDTVTMKREKVKGFCTDLGGKTSHTAIIARALEIPAVVGVQNISQNVSDGDLVVVDGSLGVIIVNPNEEDLKHYNRKREDLIKQNAKLSKLRELPAETLDGYKIELSANIEIEDEAKLVVKHGAIGVGLFRTEFLFLNRLDLPNEEEQFASYFRAAEFLYPNSVIIRTLDLGGDKFLSHLGLSKEENPFLGLRAIRLCLARPELFKPQLRAILRASELKNVKIMFPMISGIEEFLKAKEMLEQAKNDLRKEKKSFDNEIDLGVMIEIPSASLTADILAKEVDFFSIGSNDLIQYTLAIDRVNTNMAHMYNPLHPSILRQLKRIVTSAHKEGKWVGMCGEMASDTAFSALLIGLGIDELSTAPVAVPEVKKVLRSITMSEAKKIAAEALSFRTLDEVKLYMNTVNKGSCKYCK, from the coding sequence ATGAGAAAAGTTTACAAGGGTATAGCTGTCTCTTCAGGCGTGGTAATAGGAAGAGCCCTGGTATTGCCGGATCAGGAGATGCTTGTCATCAAAAAGGTTGTTTCTGAAGACAAAATAACCGAAGAGGTGATTCGCTTTAATGCTGCTCTGGAAAAGACCAGAGTTGAGATAAAAGCAATGCATTCCAAAGTTAAAAAAGAGATTGGCGGAAAACATTCTAATATTTTCGAGGCTCATCTCATGATATTAGGCGATCCGATGCTTACTACTGATGTAGAAAAACACATTAAGAGTGAGAAACTCAGTGCGGAATCGGTATTTTCAAGATCTGTAAATAATTTGGTGGAAAGTTTCGAAAAAATAGAAGATGAATATCTTAAGGAACGTGCTAATGATGTAAGAGATATAGGACGCAGAGTGTTTAAGAATCTTACCGGCAGTACCCGAGAGACTCTTGCCGATATTAAGGAAGAAGTTATTCTTTTCGCCAGGGACCTTTCGCCGTCTGATACAGTTACCATGAAGAGGGAGAAAGTAAAAGGATTTTGCACGGATTTGGGGGGCAAAACTTCGCATACTGCAATCATCGCGAGGGCGCTGGAGATACCTGCGGTGGTAGGTGTCCAAAATATTTCGCAAAATGTTTCTGACGGTGATTTGGTTGTTGTAGACGGTTCACTCGGTGTAATCATAGTTAATCCTAATGAAGAAGATCTTAAGCATTATAATAGAAAACGTGAAGATTTGATAAAGCAGAACGCAAAACTCTCCAAGCTGCGTGAGCTGCCGGCGGAAACACTGGATGGCTACAAGATAGAATTAAGCGCAAATATCGAAATTGAGGATGAAGCAAAGCTGGTGGTAAAACACGGGGCGATCGGGGTAGGTTTATTTAGAACTGAATTCTTGTTTTTAAACCGGCTGGATTTGCCGAATGAAGAAGAACAATTTGCCTCTTACTTCAGGGCTGCGGAGTTTCTTTATCCCAATTCGGTGATAATAAGAACTCTGGATCTTGGAGGGGATAAATTTTTGTCGCATCTCGGGCTTTCGAAAGAAGAAAATCCTTTTTTAGGTCTCAGAGCTATACGTCTTTGTCTTGCTCGTCCTGAATTGTTTAAGCCTCAACTTCGCGCAATACTTCGGGCTTCTGAGTTGAAAAATGTGAAGATAATGTTTCCTATGATTTCAGGTATAGAGGAGTTTTTAAAGGCAAAAGAAATGTTGGAACAGGCTAAGAATGATTTAAGAAAGGAAAAAAAATCATTTGATAATGAGATTGATCTTGGCGTAATGATTGAGATTCCTTCAGCTTCTTTAACTGCGGATATTCTTGCCAAAGAGGTTGACTTTTTTTCTATAGGAAGCAATGATCTTATTCAATATACGCTTGCTATAGACAGGGTTAACACTAATATGGCTCATATGTATAATCCCCTGCATCCTTCAATATTACGGCAGCTTAAAAGGATTGTAACTTCTGCTCATAAAGAGGGTAAATGGGTCGGTATGTGCGGGGAGATGGCAAGTGATACTGCTTTCTCTGCGCTCTTAATCGGGCTGGGTATTGATGAACTTTCAACGGCGCCGGTGGCTGTTCCTGAAGTTAAAAAAGTCCTTAGATCCATCACAATGTCCGAGGCAAAGAAAATTGCGGCAGAGGCTCTCTCTTTTAGAACTCTTGATGAAGTGAAATTATATATGAATACTGTAAATAAAGGTTCTTGCAAATATTGTAAGTAA
- a CDS encoding nucleoid-associated protein, YbaB/EbfC family, translating to MFDKMKQMYDLQKKAREIKKELEATIVNVEEAGGKIKIAMNGEFKLVSISIDPYFLAPERKIDLENAIKRVISNGVGQSQAASAGKMKELTKGMGLPNF from the coding sequence ATGTTTGACAAAATGAAACAGATGTATGATTTACAAAAGAAAGCGAGAGAGATAAAGAAAGAATTAGAGGCGACAATAGTTAATGTGGAAGAAGCGGGCGGAAAGATAAAAATAGCGATGAACGGTGAGTTTAAACTTGTAAGTATCTCTATTGATCCGTATTTTCTGGCTCCTGAAAGAAAGATAGATCTTGAAAATGCCATAAAGAGGGTAATTTCCAACGGAGTTGGACAGTCCCAGGCCGCAAGTGCGGGGAAGATGAAAGAGTTGACGAAAGGTATGGGGTTACCGAACTTCTAA
- a CDS encoding NADPH-dependent 7-cyano-7-deazaguanine reductase QueF: MKRQYTDKHAIAGINTVMPELETFPNQYKNYIITIDIPEYSSICPKSGLPDCGKLVIRYIPDKKCMELKSLKYYILAFRNLGIFYENATNKIFSDFIKAVKPKGAYIKGDFTPRGGISTSVEVFYGKPVK; this comes from the coding sequence ATGAAAAGACAATATACGGATAAACATGCGATTGCCGGTATTAATACAGTAATGCCGGAACTTGAGACTTTTCCGAATCAATATAAGAATTATATTATTACAATAGATATTCCGGAGTATTCTTCCATTTGTCCTAAATCGGGACTTCCGGATTGCGGCAAACTGGTTATCAGGTATATTCCTGATAAAAAATGCATGGAACTTAAATCTCTTAAGTATTATATTCTTGCTTTCAGAAATCTTGGAATATTTTATGAGAATGCGACAAATAAGATATTTTCTGATTTTATTAAAGCCGTAAAACCAAAAGGTGCATATATAAAAGGCGATTTTACTCCGCGCGGCGGGATTTCCACGAGCGTCGAGGTATTTTATGGAAAGCCGGTTAAATAA
- a CDS encoding histidinol-phosphate transaminase, producing the protein MKPGRMSFNENPYDIPLVVKNKIIGEFKKIPFNRYPSQDVKNRLIEVIAGNNKVKPENIVLGNGSDDLILNITLMFVKNKRPVMWFPPSFYIYPSLADAAGVKSIDVPLNPDDFEIDLEKTLVLIKKRRPSVIYISNPNNPTANCFKKSTILSILKNSKNSIVVIDEAYYEFSKVTFLPYIKKYKNLVIIRTFSKGMSMAGLRLGYILGDKALIEYIANRKLPFNVDSLTLTAGLIVAKNINIFNKIRKQIVAERNKLIKELKKIKGVKVFRSDANFILFKTSLEGKEVYDYLYQKGINARRFNGDIGLENAIRLTVGKPFENVLFLKVLKEKFPDRE; encoded by the coding sequence ATGAAGCCCGGAAGAATGAGTTTTAATGAAAATCCTTATGATATCCCTTTAGTAGTTAAAAACAAGATTATTGGTGAGTTCAAAAAGATACCATTCAACAGGTATCCGTCCCAGGATGTAAAAAATAGATTAATTGAAGTAATAGCTGGAAACAATAAAGTAAAACCCGAAAATATAGTTTTGGGGAATGGTTCGGATGATTTAATATTAAATATAACGTTAATGTTCGTGAAAAACAAGCGGCCTGTAATGTGGTTCCCGCCTTCTTTCTATATTTATCCGAGTTTGGCGGATGCAGCAGGCGTTAAATCAATAGATGTACCTTTAAATCCTGATGATTTTGAGATTGATCTGGAGAAAACCCTGGTATTGATCAAGAAAAGAAGACCGTCTGTCATTTACATCAGTAACCCCAATAATCCTACTGCAAATTGTTTTAAAAAAAGCACAATACTTTCTATTTTAAAGAACAGTAAAAATTCTATTGTTGTAATAGACGAAGCTTACTATGAATTTAGTAAAGTCACCTTCCTGCCTTATATTAAGAAGTACAAGAACCTGGTGATCATAAGGACTTTTTCCAAGGGAATGTCAATGGCTGGATTAAGACTGGGATATATATTGGGGGATAAGGCATTAATAGAATATATTGCAAATAGAAAACTCCCGTTCAATGTTGATTCTTTGACTTTAACTGCAGGTTTGATTGTTGCTAAAAATATAAATATCTTTAATAAAATCCGGAAACAAATAGTTGCGGAAAGAAATAAATTAATTAAAGAACTAAAGAAGATTAAAGGCGTTAAAGTATTCAGATCAGATGCTAATTTTATCCTGTTTAAGACATCTTTAGAAGGTAAAGAAGTATATGATTATTTATATCAAAAAGGAATTAATGCAAGAAGGTTTAACGGAGATATAGGGTTGGAAAATGCTATTCGACTTACGGTCGGCAAACCGTTTGAAAATGTATTATTTCTAAAGGTTTTGAAAGAAAAATTCCCGGATAGGGAATAA
- a CDS encoding transcriptional regulator NrdR: MKCPFCNFRNDKVLDSRESKDGKSVRRRRECLKCSKRFTTYEQVEQIMPVVVKKDGRRETFDRFKILNGIKKACEKRPVSMAAMENVVQEIEKEVHNRMDKEINGKDLGDLVMVQLKKLDHVAYVRFASVYRQFKDIGEFVDEIKKLLG, encoded by the coding sequence ATGAAATGTCCTTTTTGTAATTTTAGAAATGATAAAGTTCTTGATTCGCGTGAGAGTAAGGACGGCAAGTCGGTTAGACGGCGCCGTGAGTGCCTTAAATGCTCAAAGCGTTTCACCACTTATGAACAAGTAGAACAAATAATGCCTGTGGTTGTCAAAAAAGACGGCAGGCGTGAGACTTTTGACAGGTTCAAAATATTAAATGGTATAAAAAAGGCTTGTGAAAAACGGCCTGTTTCTATGGCTGCAATGGAAAATGTTGTTCAGGAAATAGAAAAAGAAGTGCATAATCGCATGGACAAAGAGATTAACGGTAAAGATTTGGGTGATCTGGTTATGGTTCAGCTAAAAAAACTCGATCATGTCGCTTATGTCCGTTTTGCTTCGGTCTATCGGCAGTTTAAAGATATTGGCGAGTTTGTTGACGAAATAAAGAAATTACTGGGGTAA
- a CDS encoding type IV-A pilus assembly ATPase PilB, whose translation MTVSMKKKLAQMLVDEEIITDAQLQESLKESKAQNIRLEQAIVKLGYITDDVIMAFMGTQMGIPTVNLSDQGDIDPNIVKLIPENVCQRQILVAIAKKGNNLTVAMSDPLNVSAIDDIRLMTGFEVTPVLASENEIKAMIQKMFSNTSAEMEEAMKDLENVEDVEVVAAEDEIDAAKLAAASEDAPIVKLVNAMLSRAIEEKASDIHLEIYEKITRMRYRIDGVLHERPAPPRKIYAALVSRIKIISELDIAERRKPQDGRCKIKVSGKEVDMRVSVLPTGFGEKVVIRVLDTTNLQLDLAQLGFEPDILQLYKKNVDAPYGMILVTGPTGSGKSVTLFSTLALLNYPDVNIVTIEDPIEFVTQGVNQVMVNNKAGLNFASGLKSFLRQDPDIILVGEIRDSETALIAINAALTGHLVLSTLHTNDAPQATTRLNNMGVEPFLITSSLIMVIAQRLVRKICPKCKEAYEVSPEVLEDLNIRPADGEKVVFYRGLGCPNCANTGYKGRAAIYEVMVMNDEIRKLILKRASGTDIKKIAIETGMITLREAGIRKVRAGGTSIEELLRTTSAD comes from the coding sequence ATGACGGTTTCAATGAAAAAGAAACTGGCTCAGATGCTTGTTGATGAGGAAATCATAACGGATGCCCAGCTTCAAGAGTCTCTTAAAGAGTCCAAAGCTCAGAATATTCGATTAGAACAGGCAATAGTAAAACTGGGATACATTACCGATGACGTTATTATGGCGTTCATGGGTACGCAGATGGGAATACCTACCGTAAACTTGAGTGATCAGGGTGATATTGACCCCAATATTGTTAAGCTCATTCCTGAAAATGTTTGTCAGAGGCAAATCCTCGTAGCGATTGCTAAAAAAGGCAATAATCTTACGGTTGCCATGTCCGATCCTTTAAATGTTTCCGCAATTGATGATATTCGCTTAATGACCGGTTTTGAAGTGACTCCGGTGCTCGCCAGTGAAAATGAAATTAAGGCGATGATTCAGAAGATGTTCAGTAATACCTCTGCGGAAATGGAAGAAGCGATGAAGGACCTTGAGAATGTGGAAGATGTAGAGGTTGTCGCAGCTGAAGATGAAATAGATGCCGCCAAGCTGGCAGCGGCTTCCGAAGATGCGCCTATTGTAAAACTTGTTAATGCGATGTTAAGCCGGGCTATTGAAGAAAAGGCGTCTGATATTCACCTTGAAATTTACGAAAAAATCACCAGAATGCGGTACCGAATTGACGGAGTGCTTCATGAAAGACCTGCGCCGCCCCGGAAAATATATGCAGCTTTGGTTTCCCGTATAAAAATTATTTCTGAACTTGATATTGCGGAAAGAAGAAAACCGCAAGACGGTCGTTGTAAAATAAAGGTCTCCGGTAAAGAAGTGGATATGCGTGTTTCCGTTCTCCCAACCGGCTTTGGGGAGAAGGTGGTTATCCGTGTTCTTGATACGACCAACTTGCAGCTGGATCTTGCGCAGCTTGGTTTTGAACCGGATATTTTGCAGCTTTATAAAAAGAATGTTGATGCCCCTTATGGCATGATACTGGTAACGGGACCTACCGGTTCAGGTAAATCCGTAACACTTTTCTCTACGCTGGCGCTACTCAACTATCCAGATGTAAATATAGTGACTATAGAAGATCCTATAGAGTTTGTTACGCAGGGCGTTAATCAGGTCATGGTAAATAATAAAGCCGGTCTTAATTTTGCAAGCGGTCTGAAATCTTTCCTCCGTCAGGATCCGGATATTATTCTGGTCGGTGAAATCAGAGACTCTGAAACTGCTCTTATCGCTATTAATGCAGCGCTTACCGGTCACCTGGTTCTCTCAACTTTACATACCAATGATGCGCCTCAAGCCACTACCCGGCTAAACAATATGGGTGTTGAGCCGTTCCTTATTACTTCTTCGCTTATAATGGTTATTGCCCAGCGTCTTGTCAGAAAAATATGTCCAAAGTGTAAAGAAGCCTATGAGGTTTCCCCTGAGGTTCTGGAGGATTTAAATATCAGACCTGCGGATGGTGAGAAGGTTGTCTTTTACCGGGGTTTAGGTTGTCCCAATTGCGCAAATACAGGATACAAAGGCAGGGCGGCTATTTATGAAGTTATGGTAATGAATGATGAGATAAGAAAACTTATTCTAAAACGTGCTTCAGGTACGGATATTAAAAAAATTGCTATTGAAACAGGTATGATTACTCTTAGAGAAGCGGGAATCAGAAAAGTAAGAGCCGGAGGTACCAGCATTGAAGAGTTACTCCGGACGACTTCAGCAGATTAA
- a CDS encoding type IV pili twitching motility protein PilT — protein MASATINDLLRLLFEKNASDLHLTSGSPPVLRIDGDIIPTELDKLTPESCQELIYGVLTDDQKEKFEKENELDLAFGVKGLGRVRMNVFRQRGAVATVLRNIPSRIPTFEELGLPEVVTNTVVKLPKGLVLVTGPTGSGKSTTIASIIDFINGDRKGHIITIEDPIEYVYHHKNCIVNQREIGVDTPNFTSALRHILRQDPDVIVIGEMRDLETIQAALTIGETGHLVFGTLHTTDAVQSINRIIDVFPPHQQQQIRTQISFVLQAVLSQSLLPKAYSGGRVAAIEVMMPNSAIRNLIREDKVHQVYSTMQTSGESGMQTLNQALFNLYQKQMVTYNEIMLASTDIKDLQRMVKGV, from the coding sequence ATGGCATCAGCAACGATTAATGACTTACTGAGATTGTTATTCGAAAAAAATGCATCGGATTTGCACCTTACTTCAGGTTCTCCACCGGTACTCAGGATTGACGGTGATATTATACCTACCGAATTAGATAAACTTACTCCGGAGAGCTGTCAGGAATTGATATATGGCGTGCTTACGGACGATCAAAAGGAAAAATTTGAGAAGGAAAACGAACTTGATCTGGCCTTTGGTGTAAAAGGACTGGGTCGGGTCAGAATGAATGTTTTCAGACAAAGAGGTGCGGTTGCGACTGTGCTTCGTAACATTCCTTCCAGGATACCGACTTTTGAGGAGCTGGGTTTGCCGGAAGTCGTTACTAATACTGTGGTAAAACTTCCCAAAGGTCTGGTTTTAGTCACCGGTCCTACCGGTTCCGGAAAATCCACTACTATTGCTTCTATTATTGATTTTATTAACGGGGATAGAAAAGGGCATATCATTACTATTGAAGATCCTATAGAATATGTTTATCATCACAAAAATTGTATCGTTAATCAGAGAGAGATTGGGGTTGATACTCCGAATTTTACGTCAGCGCTAAGACATATATTAAGGCAGGATCCTGACGTTATAGTAATAGGAGAAATGAGAGATTTGGAAACTATTCAAGCGGCTCTGACTATAGGGGAAACCGGTCACCTGGTTTTTGGTACGCTTCATACTACGGATGCTGTTCAGTCTATAAACCGTATCATAGATGTATTTCCGCCGCATCAACAGCAGCAAATAAGGACCCAGATTTCTTTTGTGCTCCAGGCGGTGCTTTCCCAGTCCCTGCTTCCAAAAGCGTATTCCGGCGGACGTGTGGCAGCCATAGAAGTTATGATGCCCAACTCAGCAATTCGTAACTTAATTCGCGAGGATAAAGTACACCAGGTCTATTCTACCATGCAGACTTCCGGTGAATCCGGTATGCAGACTTTAAATCAGGCGTTATTTAATCTTTATCAAAAGCAAATGGTAACGTATAATGAAATAATGCTTGCTTCTACGGATATAAAAGATCTGCAGAGAATGGTCAAAGGTGTATAG